The DNA sequence TTCCCGAGCCCCAGTCGCGACTTTCTCGGGATAACGAACAGCTCTTGACGGCTCTCCTAGTCTTGACATAATACGTGTGTAGGTGGTTGCGCGGTACTGCGTGTGCACGAAATCACTCGCGTTTGTTTATCCCAACAGTTGTTGCCAGGCTAGTGGTGTAtgaatttgattccgttaTTTGCTTCCGAGGAGAGCTCTTCCACGTCATGATATCGCGTCATAGCAGGCATAATACGCACAACGAACGCACAGCTCTATGTAACGCAGCAACATTCACGCAAACCGACTCCTTCTATTACATTCGGATTTCTACGTCTAACCAAgtttctctcctccaagCCGACTTCCCCACAATAGCTCTCGCGAAATGCAGTCTGAACAAGCCCACGGGCCGGTCAATGACTCCGCGCCGTTCCCACCGCCGTCGCCGACCCTCTTCCGACATCGCCCTCAGCCAGATGGCCCCGAACCTTCTGCCCTTCGCCACAGACTTCCTCGAACAACATCACATGAAAGTCAACAATCTGGTTCCCACTCTGTGAGGATTAGAATCCAATCGCCTTTTGGTGATTCGGGCGCGTCtttggaaaggagaaaggaaggctGGGTGTTGCCGGCTAATGAGACGATTGGCGAGCTAAAAGACGATTTGGCTCATGGCCAGCTCGAAGGGGCGGGGTtatgggaaagggaagataTGAGGATCGTGTATCATGGGCGAATCGTGAGGGATCAAGAGAAATTAGGAGACGTCGTGGGAAAGGTGGGTCAAGAGTTTTGGATAGCTGTATGTGCGATAGCTTACGTGAATCTTTCATGATTAGATTGGAGATCACACTCACGTCTCtacccttcatcttgttgCTAGAAGGGTTCAGACCACTCCCGTCGTTCAAATGTCCGACCCAATAGACAGTTCTGCGCTAGGACCTCAACCTTCTACGCCCACCGCACCTGCTGTATCCAATAGCAATTCAGTAAActcccttgccctttctGATTCGATCCATTATCTGCTTTTCACTTCTAGAcatcatcttttctcccttttAAGTCTGGAACCGCTAAAGTGGGAAAATACTGTGCCGCCACCTGTTGTCTCGAAAAATGAGGCTCGAGAAGCGGTGCTTTCTGTTGTGAAAGCCTATGCTGCACATCGCGACACGACAGAGGAAGGTTGGGAAAACTGGGAATTGGCGTTCGCTGAAGAtagcgatgatgatttgAAGCGTATTTGGGATGAAACCGGACAGAGACACGGTATTGAAAAAGAGATTAACGATCTTTGGTCCGGTCTCTTGAATAGGAACTGGTCCAATCGAGATGTCGGAGAAAAAACAGAAGTCGAAATCGAGTGAGTATCGATGTCAGCGGAGCATGAGGGTACCTGCTGATGCATTCGTAGTGGGACTGTCTATCTTCTTGACCTACCGGCACTCAGCGCTTGCACGCCTGCCCAACTCActcatcttctcatttACCTCCGCATCACATCGTTAATCCCTCTGCTCAATTCGGCGTTCTACGAAGCTACTCAACAGGAGACGCaatctcgtcttcctttGCCCACCGTGACCTCGGCAACCGCCggcccttctcttccacctaATGTCCGCATTGTCTACCGCCGCACATTTCGTTTCTTCCTACCTTATATCCCACGTCCTGTCTTCAGccactttttcttctcaacCTTCAAAGTCTTCACCATGCTTTGGATGCTGACGCGCGGCATGAAATGGACTGATCCGAGGTACTGGGCGATCGCAGGTATCGCATGGGGCTGGTGGGCGGTCGATGGATGGAACGCGATTGCTGTGTTTTTGAGAAACAGACAGGCGAATGAGTTGGCGCAGGAAGCCGAACGAGCCGCTCGCAACGAAAGACAAGCTGTACCCGCTGGTCCTGGCGCTGAGATGACCCAAACCCAGCAGATCCCGGCGCAAGGCAACGCCCCGAACCGTCGTCGCAGTCGTGCCTCTCTATCGTTGACCACCTCATTTGCACCCCTTGTCCACCTCTCGATAGATAATATCCAGTTACGCATTCTACCTTCTTCCGGTGGACAACCTGACTCTTTCGCACCTGCTCCCCGAACCCAACCGCCTAGATTTCAAACTCAGGTCCTGCTGCCTGTTTTTCTATGGGCAGTCACCCTAATGCCAGGATGGGAAACAGCGAGGGCAAAACTTATCAGAATGAGGGAAAGACGTATGCGGGCTCTCGTCAATGTCACTAACCCCGAGCGGAACCAACCTGGTGAAGGTGCTGAGCAAGCATCAGAGAGGCAACGAGAGCCAGAGCTTCCTGCTGGTTTGAGCGGACCAGCTCGTGCTTATTATCTTAG is a window from the Cryptococcus neoformans var. neoformans JEC21 chromosome 2 sequence genome containing:
- a CDS encoding expressed protein produces the protein MQSEQAHGPVNDSAPFPPPSPTLFRHRPQPDGPEPSALRHRLPRTTSHESQQSGSHSVRIRIQSPFGDSGASLERRKEGWVLPANETIGELKDDLAHGQLEGAGLWEREDMRIVYHGRIVRDQEKLGDVVGKIGDHTHVSTLHLVARRVQTTPVVQMSDPIDSSALGPQPSTPTAPAVSNSNSVNSLALSDSIHYLLFTSRHHLFSLLSLEPLKWENTVPPPVVSKNEAREAVLSVVKAYAAHRDTTEEGWENWELAFAEDSDDDLKRIWDETGQRHGIEKEINDLWSGLLNRNWSNRDVGEKTEVEIDGTVYLLDLPALSACTPAQLTHLLIYLRITSLIPLLNSAFYEATQQETQSRLPLPTVTSATAGPSLPPNVRIVYRRTFRFFLPYIPRPVFSHFFFSTFKVFTMLWMLTRGMKWTDPRYWAIAGIAWGWWAVDGWNAIAVFLRNRQANELAQEAERAARNERQAVPAGPGAEMTQTQQIPAQGNAPNRRRSRASLSLTTSFAPLVHLSIDNIQLRILPSSGGQPDSFAPAPRTQPPRFQTQVLLPVFLWAVTLMPGWETARAKLIRMRERRMRALVNVTNPERNQPGEGAEQASERQREPELPAGLSGPARAYYLRVLSRGDAIDWDEEREAQRAMGVGEEQDERDRVGLL